The Piliocolobus tephrosceles isolate RC106 chromosome 2, ASM277652v3, whole genome shotgun sequence genome window below encodes:
- the SNTN gene encoding LOW QUALITY PROTEIN: sentan (The sequence of the model RefSeq protein was modified relative to this genomic sequence to represent the inferred CDS: substituted 3 bases at 3 genomic stop codons) — MGGCMHSTXHKALHLEGDPNPCAAPTSTXAPRKMPKSISISKQLASVKALRKCSDLEKAIATTALIFRNSSDTDGKLEKATAKDLLQTQFGNFTELPFTFYCEWKPSEILTRCXCLNLNFPAIRIGQETKPKYREILSELDEHTENKLDFEDFMILLLSITVMSDLLQNIWSVKIMK; from the exons ATGGGTGGCTGTATGCACAGTACCTAGCACAAAGCCCTCCACTTAGAAGGGGATCCCAATCCTTGTGCAGCCCCAACATCCACCTGAGCACCTCGGAAAATGCCCAAAAG CATTTCAATATCCAAACAACTGGCTTCAGTGAAAG CTCTGAGGAAGTGCTCAGATCTGGAAAAAGCCATTGCCACCACTGCTCTGATTTTCAGAAATTCTTCTGACACTGATGGTAAACTTGAAAAAGCTACTGCCAAAGATCTGCTGCAAACCCAATTTGGGAATTTCACAGAG CTCCCCTTCACTTTCTACTGTGAGTGGAAGCCGTCTGAGATCCTCACCAGATGCTGATGCCTCAacttgaactttccagccatcAGAATC GGACAAGAAACCAAGCCAAAATACAGAGAGATCCTTTCTGAACTTGATGAGCACACAGAAAATAAGCTAGATTTTGAAGACTTCATGATCTTGCTGTTAAGCATCACTGTCATGTCAGATCTGCTACAAAATATATGGAgtgtaaaaattatgaaataa